The Falco rusticolus isolate bFalRus1 chromosome 5, bFalRus1.pri, whole genome shotgun sequence genome has a segment encoding these proteins:
- the LOC119148799 gene encoding histone H4, giving the protein MSGRGKGGKGLGKGGAKRHRKVLRDNIQGITKPAIRRLARRGGVKRISGLIYEETRGVLKVFLENVIRDAVTYTEHAKRKTVTAMDVVYALKRQGRTLYGFGG; this is encoded by the coding sequence ATGTCTGGCAGAGGCAAGGGCGGGAAGGGGCTCGGCAAAGGGGGCGCCAAGCGCCACCGCAAGGTGCTGCGCGACAACATCCAGGGCATCACCAAGCCGGCCATCCGGCGCctggcgcggcgcggcggcgtGAAGCGCATCTCGGGGCTCATCTACGAGGAGACGCGCGGCGTGCTGAAGGTCTTCCTGGAGAACGTGATCCGCGACGCCGTCACCTACACCGAGCACGCCAAGCGCAAGACGGTCACGGCCATGGACGTGGTGTACGCTCTCAAGCGCCAGGGGCGCACCCTCTACGGCTTCGGCGGATAA
- the LOC119148787 gene encoding histone H2A, which translates to MSGRGKQGGKARAKAKSRSSRAGLQFPVGRVHRLLRKGNYAERVGAGAPVYLAAVLEYLTAEILELAGNAARDNKKTRIIPRHLQLAIRNDEELNKLLGKVTIAQGGVLPNIQAVLLPKKTDSHKAKSK; encoded by the coding sequence ATGTCCGGCCGCGGGAAGCAGGGCGGGAAGGCGCGGGCCAAGGCCAAGTCGCGCTCGTCGCGGGCCGGGCTGCAGTTCCCCGTGGGCCGCGTGCACCGGCTGCTGCGCAAGGGCAACTACGCGGAGCGGGTGGGCGCCGGCGCCCCGGTGTACCTGGCGGCCGTGCTGGAGTACCTGACGGCCGAGATCCTGGAGCTGGCGGGCAACGCGGCCCGCGACAACAAGAAGACGCGCATCATCCCCCGCCACCTGCAGCTCGCCATCCGCAACGACGAGGAGCTCAACAAGCTGCTGGGCAAGGTGACCATCGCGCAGGGCGGCGTGCTGCCCAACATCCAGGCCGTGCTGCTGCCCAAGAAGACCGACAGCCACAAGGCAAAGAGCAAATAA
- the LOC119148771 gene encoding histone H1, with amino-acid sequence MSETAPVAAPAVSAPGAKAAAKKPKKAAGGSKARKPAGPSVTELITKAVSASKERKGLSLAALKKALAAGGYDVEKNNSRIKLGLKSLVNKGTLVQTKGTGASGSFKLNKKPGETKEKATKKKPAAKPKKPAAKKPASAAKKPKKAAAVKKSPKKAKKPAATATKKAAKSPKKAAKAGRPKKAAKSPAKAKAVKPKAAKPKAAKPKAAKAKKVAPKKK; translated from the coding sequence ATGTCGGAGACCGCGCCTGTTGCCGCTCCCGCTGTCTCTGCTCCCGGGGCGAAAGCCGCCGCCAAGAAGCCGAAGAAGGCGGCGGGCGGCTCCAAGGCCCGCAAGCCCGCGGGCCCCAGCGTCACCGAGCTGATCACCAAGGCCGTGTCCGCCTCCAAGGAGCGCAAGGGGCTCTCCCTCGCCGCGCTCAAGAAGGCGCTGGCCGCCGGCGGCTACGATGTGGAGAAGAACAACAGCCGCATCAAGCTGGGGCTCAAGAGCCTCGTCAACAAGGGCACCCTGGTGCAGACCAAGGGCACCGGCGCCTCCGGGTCTTTTAAGCTGAATAAGAAACCGGgtgagacaaaagaaaaggcaacCAAGAAAAAGCCGGCAGCTAAGCCCAAGAAGCCGGCTGCCAAGAAGCCCGCCAGCGCCGCTAAGAAGCCCAAGAAGGCGGCAGCAGTGAAGAAAAGCCCCAAGAAAGCCAAGAAGCCGGCGGCCACCGCGACCAAGAAAGCAGCCAAGAGCCCCAAGAAAGCGGCCAAGGCAGGCCGTCCCAAGAAAGCGGCGAAGAGCCCGGCCAAAGCGAAGGCGGTGAAGCCCAAAGCAGCCAAGCCTAAAGCAGCTAAGCCCAAAGCAGCCAAGGCGAAGAAGGTGGCGCCCAAGAAGAAGTAA
- the WBP11 gene encoding WW domain-binding protein 11, which produces MGRRSTSSTKSGKFMNPTDQARKEARKRELKKNKKQRMMVRAAVLKMKDPKQIIRDMEKLDEMEFNPVQQPQLNEKVLKDKRKKLRETFERILRLYEKENPDIYKELRKLEVEYEQKRSQLSQYFDAVKNAQHVEVESIPLPDMPHAPSNILIQDIPLPGAQPPSILKKTSAYGPPVRSISVLPPPGLGVPRLPPGRKPPGPPPGPPPPQVLQMYGRKVGFTLEMAPRRREEEISYSSEAGQRGHEDDMSSTSEDEGYPEDMDQDKHDESSDDSDSDRSDADSEGEDFLHRDNDKEREGGEEKKSGHSVRFADMPGKSRKKKKNMKELTPLQAMMLRMAGQEIPEEGREVEEYSEEEEEEEEDSESEETSQQQQQLSEEALAETASSTATSQAQQQQPPPQPVPPTQIQAPPMPGPPPLGPPPAPPLRPPGPPTGLPPGPPPGAPPFLRPPGLPGLRGPLPRLLPPGPPPGRPPGPPPGPPPGLPPGPPPRGPPPRLPPPAPPGIPPPRPGMLRPPLVPPLGPAPPGLFPPAPIPNPGVLSAPPSLIQRPKADDTSAATIEKKATATISAKPQITNPKAEITRFVPTALRVRRENKGASAASQRKQDDEPALPLTKAAPKAGSSAPISVQTKDDVYEAFMKEMEGLL; this is translated from the exons ATGGGGCGGAGATCTACATCATCCACCAAGAGTGGGAAGTTTATGAATCCCACGGATCAGGCCC GGAAGGAAGCTCGGAAAAGGGAACTAAAGAAG AACAAAAAGCAACGAATGATGGTACGAGCAGCTGTACTGAAGATGAAAGATCCAAAGCAGATTATCAGGGACATGGAGAAATTGGATGAGATGG AGTTTAACCCAGTACAGCAGCCACAACTTAATGAAAAAGTACTAAAGGATAAACGCAAAAAACTTCGTGAGACTTTTGAGCGTATCTTGCGGCTCTATGAGAAGGAGAATCCTGACATCTATAAAGAACTGCGCAAGCTGGAAGTAGAGTATGAGCAGAAGAGATCACAACTCAGCCAGTATTTTGATGCTGTCAAg aaTGCTCAGCATGTTGAAGTGGAAAGTATCCCCTTACCAGATATGCCACATGCTCCCTCCAACATCCTCATACAGGACATTCCCCTTCCAGGGGCCCAGCCACCTTCTATCCTCAAGAAGACATCAGCCTATGG ACCACCAGTTCGGTCTATTTCTGTACTTCCTCCTCCTGGGCTTGGTGTTCCACGTTTACCTCCAGGCAGGAAACCCCCTGGACCTCCACCAGGGCCACCTCCACCTCAAGTCCTACAGATGTATGGCCGTAAAGTGGGTTTCACCTTGGAGATGGCTCCTCGAAGGCGAGAAGAGGAGATTTCTTACAGTTCTGAAGCAG GACAGCGAGGGCATGAAGATGATATGTCCAGTACTAGTGAAGATGAAGGTTATCCTGAGGATATGGATCAAGACAAGCATGATGAGAGTAGTGATGATAGTGACAGCGATAGGTCAGATGCAGACAGTGAAGGCGAGGACTTTCTGCATCGTGATAATGACAAGGAGAGGGAAGGtggtgaagaaaagaaatcag GTCATAGTGTACGGTTTGCAGACATGCCTGGGAAGTCacgaaaaaagaaaaagaacatgaaagaaCTGACTCCACTCCAGGCCATGATGCTACGAATGGCAG GTCAAGAAATTCcagaagaagggagagaagTGGAGGAATAttcagaagaggaggaggaggaggaagaagactCAGAGTCTGAAGAGacatcacagcagcagcagcagcttagTGAGGAAGCTCTTGCAGAGACTGCATCATCTACTGCAACTTCCCaggcacaacagcagcaaccGCCTCCACAGCCTGTTCCTCCAACTCAGATACAGGCACCTCCTATGCCTGGGCCACCTCCGCTAGGACCACCTCCGGCCCCTCCACTGAGGCCCCCAGGTCCGCCCACCGGCCTTCCTCCTGGCCCTCCACCAG GAGCTCCTCCGTTTCTGAGACCTCCTGGCTTACCAGGATTGCGTGGGCCTTTACCTCGACTTCTGCCACCAGGCCCTCCACCTGGGCGACCACCTGGCcctcccccaggacccccaccaGGTCTGCCCCCAGGACCTCCTCCACGTGGTCCTCCTCCTCGTctgccccctcctgccccaccag GTATCCCACCTCCTCGCCCAGGCATGTTACGGCCACCTCTGGTGCCTCCGTTAGGACCTGCCCCACCTGGGCTCTTCCCGCCAGCTCCCATTCCAAATCCTGGGGTACTGAGTGCCCCACCCAGCTTGATTCAGCGCCCCAAGGCGGATGACACCAGTGCAGCCACCATTGAGAAGAAGGCTACAGCCACTATCAGTGCCAAGCCGCAGATCACTAACCCCAAGGCAGAGATCACTCGCTTTGTGCCCACTGCCTTGCGAGTGCGCCGGGAGAATAAAGGGGCTTCGGCCGCCTCCCAGAGAAAACAGGATGATGAGCCTGCTCTCCCATTAACCAAAGCTGCCCCTAAGGCTGGATCATCTGCCCCTATCTCTGTACAGACAAAGGATGATGTGTATGAAGCTTTCATGAAGGAAATGGAAGGTCTTCTGTGA
- the LOC119148779 gene encoding histone H3, with protein sequence MARTKQTARKSTGGKAPRKQLATKAARKSAPATGGVKKPHRYRPGTVALREIRRYQKSTELLIRKLPFQRLVREIAQDFKTDLRFQSSAVMALQEASEAYLVGLFEDTNLCAIHAKRVTIMPKDIQLARRIRGERA encoded by the coding sequence ATGGCGCGCACGAAGCAGACGGCGCGTAAGTCGACGGGCGGGAAGGCGCCCCGCAAGCAGCTGGCCACCAAGGCGGCCCGCAAGAGCGCGCCGGCCACGGGCGGCGTGAAGAAGCCGCACCGCTACCGGCCCGGCACGGTGGCGCTGCGCGAGATCCGGCGCTACCAGAAGTCGACGGAGCTGCTGATCCGCAAGCTGCCCTTCCAGCGGCTGGTGCGCGAGATCGCGCAGGACTTCAAGACCGACCTGCGCTTCCAGAGCTCGGCCGTGATGGCGCTGCAGGAGGCGAGCGAGGCCTACCTGGTGGGGCTCTTCGAGGACACCAACCTGTGCGCCATCCACGCCAAGCGCGTCACCATCATGCCCAAGGACATCCAGCTGGCACGCCGCATCCGCGGCGAGCGGGCCTGA
- the SMCO3 gene encoding single-pass membrane and coiled-coil domain-containing protein 3, with protein sequence MALSDLLYPDNPKRRQELIHLHQELLDCMSTNFHATNELAGVLNEHLGCTITLIQMKESSTVKENCDIIIQAMSEIQHQVQKIDSDMKEKLEPVLYQKLYDIKEPELEKIAIAHKVFSVVLGEATSTAGMVAIKLLGSNLITLTVSKLVSLLAQIGASVLGGISITILGLGIEMILHAILGAVERNQLLTAVRSYEEHLAEFKAASEKYQRAINEVTSLVRQQVQ encoded by the coding sequence ATGGCATTGAGTGACCTCCTTTACCCAGATAACCCCAAAAGAAGGCAAGAATTGATCCATCTGCACCAGGAATTGCTCGACTGCATGTCCACAAATTTCCATGCAACAAATGAGCTAGCTGGAGTGCTGAATGAACACCTGGGCTGTACAATTACCCTCATTCAGATGAAAGAGAGCAGCACTGTCAAGGAAAACTGTGACATCATCATTCAAGCGATGAGTGAGATTCAGCATCAAGTGCAGAAGATTGATAGTGACATGAAGGAAAAGCTAGAGCCTGTGCTGTACCAAAAGCTGTATGACATCAAAGAGCCTGAGTTGGAGAAAATTGCAATAGCCCATaaagttttttctgttgttcttggAGAAGCAACTTCAACAGCTGGGATGGTAGCTATCAAACTTCTTGGCTCCAACCTTATAACTCTCACTGTAAGCAAGCTCGTCAGTCTCCTTGCACAGATTGGGGCATCTGTTCTTGGGGGAATCAGCATCACCATTCTTGGGCTCGGCATTGAAATGATCCTTCATGCCATCCTGGGAGCCGTGGAGAGGAATCAGCTTCTCACAGCTGTGAGAAGCTATGAGGAGCACCTGGCTGAATTTAAAGCAGCCTCAGAAAAGTACCAGCGTGCCATAAATGAAGTGACTTCTTTGGTGAGACAGCAGGTTCAGTGA
- the LOC119148788 gene encoding histone H2B 1/2/3/4/6 — MPEPAKSAPAPKKGSKKAVTKTQKKGDKKRKKSRKESYSIYVYKVLKQVHPDTGISSKAMGIMNSFVNDIFERIAGEASRLAHYNKRSTITSREIQTAVRLLLPGELAKHAVSEGTKAVTKYTSSK; from the coding sequence ATGCCCGAGCCGGCTAAATCCGCCCCCGCGCCCAAGAAGGGCTCCAAGAAGGCGGTGACCAAGACGCAGAAGAAGGGCGACAAGAAGCGCAAGAAGAGCCGCAAGGAGAGCTACTCGATCTACGTGTACAAGGTGCTGAAGCAGGTGCACCCCGACACGGGCATCTCGTCCAAGGCCATGGGCATCATGAACTCCTTCGTCAACGACATCTTCGAGCGCATCGCCGGCGAGGCCTCGCGCCTGGCGCACTACAACAAGCGCTCCACCATCACCTCGCGGGAGATCCAGACGGCCgtgcggctgctgctgcccggtGAGCTGGCCAAGCACGCCGTCTCCGAGGGCACCAAGGCTGTCACCAAGTACACCAGCTCCAAGTAG